The Oncorhynchus masou masou isolate Uvic2021 chromosome 6, UVic_Omas_1.1, whole genome shotgun sequence genome has a window encoding:
- the LOC135541815 gene encoding adiponectin receptor protein 1-like isoform X1 has protein sequence MSGRNGSASDADCRISEDCRVPDVELMELGPLLEETGRQTAGKGMMSEEASVLPDEDDEEVEEVLTLPLQAHHAMEKMEEFVHKVWKGSWRVIPFHVLPEWLKDNDYLLHGHRPPMPSFRACFGSIFRIHTETGNIWTHLLGLILFIGLGTYTILRPNMYFMAPLQEKVVFGMFFLGAVLCLSFSWLFHTVYCHSEKVSRTFSKLDYSGIALLIMGSFVPWLYYSFYCSPQPRLIYLTIVCVLGIAAIIVAQWERFSTPAHRPTRAGVFMGLGLSGIVPTVHFTIEEGFVKATTVGQMGWFYLMGAMYITGAGLYAARIPERYFPGKCDIWFHSHQIFHVLVVAAAFIHFYGVSNLQEFRYGLEGGCTDDTLL, from the exons ATGTCAGGCCGAAACGGGTCTGCGAGTGATGCAGACTGTCGGATCTCAGAGGATTGCCGGGTCCCGGATGTGGAGCTGATGGAGCTGGGACCCCTGCTGGAGGAGACAGGACGGCAGACAGCGGGGAAAGGCATGATGTCAGAA GAGGCCTCAGTTCTGCCTGATGAGGATGATGAAGAGGTGGAAGAGGTCCTGACGCTGCCCCTCCAGGCTCACCACGCAATGGAGAAGATGGAGGAGTTTGTGCACAAA GTGTGGAAGGGTAGCTGGAGGGTCATCCCATTTCATGTCCTGCCGGAGTGGCTGAAGGACAACGACTACCTCCTGCATGGACACCGTCCCCCCATGCCCTCCTTCCGCGCATGCTTTGGAAGCATCTTCAGGATCCACACAGAAACAGGCAACATCTGGACCCACCTtctgg GGCTGATCCTGTTTATTGGTCTGGGCACGTATACCATTCTGCGGCCCAATATGTACTTCATGGCCCCGCTGCAGGAGAAAGTGGTGTTTGGGATGTTTTTTCTGGGTGCTGTGCTCTGCCTCAGCTTCTCCTGGCTCTTTCACACTGTCTACTGCCACTCTGAGAAAGTGTCCCGGACCTTCTCCAA ACTTGACTACTCGGGTATCGCCCTGCTGATCATGGGTTCATTTGTGCCCTGGCTCTACTACTCATTCTACTGTTCCCCACAGCCACGCCTCATCTACCTCACCATTGTCTGTGTGCTGGGCATTGCCGCCATCATAGTGGCCCAGTGGGAACGCTTCTCCACGCCCGCACATCGGCCCACACGAGCAG GAGTGTTCATGGGCCTGGGACTGAGTGGCATCGTCCCCACAGTGCACTTCACTATTGAGGAGGGCTTCGTCAAGGCCACCACTGTGGGACAGATGGGCTGGTTCTACCTGATGGGCGCCATGTACATCACTGGTGCCGGACTGTACGCCGCCAGGATCCCCGAACGCTACTTCCCTGGCAAATGTGACATCTGG ttCCACTCCCACCAGATCTTCCACGTCCTGGTGGTGGCGGCAGCCTTTATCCACTTCTACGGCGTCTCCAACCTGCAGGAGTTCCGCTACGGCCTGGAGGGAGGGTGCACTGACGACACCCTTCTCTGA
- the LOC135541815 gene encoding adiponectin receptor protein 1-like isoform X2 → MAPYSLHSAQILISALVKSSALYRVPFGMPPDSTPRLPQEASVLPDEDDEEVEEVLTLPLQAHHAMEKMEEFVHKVWKGSWRVIPFHVLPEWLKDNDYLLHGHRPPMPSFRACFGSIFRIHTETGNIWTHLLGLILFIGLGTYTILRPNMYFMAPLQEKVVFGMFFLGAVLCLSFSWLFHTVYCHSEKVSRTFSKLDYSGIALLIMGSFVPWLYYSFYCSPQPRLIYLTIVCVLGIAAIIVAQWERFSTPAHRPTRAGVFMGLGLSGIVPTVHFTIEEGFVKATTVGQMGWFYLMGAMYITGAGLYAARIPERYFPGKCDIWFHSHQIFHVLVVAAAFIHFYGVSNLQEFRYGLEGGCTDDTLL, encoded by the exons atggcaccctattccctacacagtgctcAAATTTTGATCAgcgccctagtcaaaagtagtgcactatatagggtgccatttggaatgccaCCTGACTCAACTCCTCGATTACCACAG GAGGCCTCAGTTCTGCCTGATGAGGATGATGAAGAGGTGGAAGAGGTCCTGACGCTGCCCCTCCAGGCTCACCACGCAATGGAGAAGATGGAGGAGTTTGTGCACAAA GTGTGGAAGGGTAGCTGGAGGGTCATCCCATTTCATGTCCTGCCGGAGTGGCTGAAGGACAACGACTACCTCCTGCATGGACACCGTCCCCCCATGCCCTCCTTCCGCGCATGCTTTGGAAGCATCTTCAGGATCCACACAGAAACAGGCAACATCTGGACCCACCTtctgg GGCTGATCCTGTTTATTGGTCTGGGCACGTATACCATTCTGCGGCCCAATATGTACTTCATGGCCCCGCTGCAGGAGAAAGTGGTGTTTGGGATGTTTTTTCTGGGTGCTGTGCTCTGCCTCAGCTTCTCCTGGCTCTTTCACACTGTCTACTGCCACTCTGAGAAAGTGTCCCGGACCTTCTCCAA ACTTGACTACTCGGGTATCGCCCTGCTGATCATGGGTTCATTTGTGCCCTGGCTCTACTACTCATTCTACTGTTCCCCACAGCCACGCCTCATCTACCTCACCATTGTCTGTGTGCTGGGCATTGCCGCCATCATAGTGGCCCAGTGGGAACGCTTCTCCACGCCCGCACATCGGCCCACACGAGCAG GAGTGTTCATGGGCCTGGGACTGAGTGGCATCGTCCCCACAGTGCACTTCACTATTGAGGAGGGCTTCGTCAAGGCCACCACTGTGGGACAGATGGGCTGGTTCTACCTGATGGGCGCCATGTACATCACTGGTGCCGGACTGTACGCCGCCAGGATCCCCGAACGCTACTTCCCTGGCAAATGTGACATCTGG ttCCACTCCCACCAGATCTTCCACGTCCTGGTGGTGGCGGCAGCCTTTATCCACTTCTACGGCGTCTCCAACCTGCAGGAGTTCCGCTACGGCCTGGAGGGAGGGTGCACTGACGACACCCTTCTCTGA